From Streptomyces sp. TLI_235, a single genomic window includes:
- a CDS encoding ArsR family transcriptional regulator, whose protein sequence is MVTYSGVVSDDDLVFKALADPTRRFLLDLLFARDGRTLTELDSELEMSRFGVMKHLRVLEDAGLVVARKSGREKLHFLNPVPIRLIHDRWIDKYTERHVTALTELKAELEKDS, encoded by the coding sequence ATGGTCACCTATTCTGGAGTCGTGTCCGACGACGACCTGGTGTTCAAGGCGCTCGCCGATCCGACCCGCCGGTTCCTCCTCGACCTGCTCTTCGCCCGCGACGGGCGAACGCTGACCGAGCTGGACTCCGAGCTGGAGATGTCGCGGTTCGGCGTCATGAAGCACCTGCGCGTCCTGGAGGACGCCGGCCTCGTGGTCGCCCGCAAATCGGGCCGCGAGAAGCTCCACTTCCTCAACCCCGTGCCGATCCGGCTGATCCACGACCGCTGGATCGACAAGTACACCGAACGCCACGTGACCGCTTTGACCGAGCTCAAAGCAGAGTTGGAGAAGGACTCATGA
- a CDS encoding branched-subunit amino acid transport protein AzlD → MPLYAILLLAGGTYAFRLAGPVLRDRMHLSDALEKLLSTATAVLLIALVATAALTQAHGFAGWARPAGVLVAGVLVLRRAPFPLVVVAAAGTTALLRLCGVA, encoded by the coding sequence ATGCCGCTCTACGCCATCCTGCTGCTCGCCGGCGGCACCTACGCCTTCCGCCTCGCCGGCCCCGTGCTGCGCGACCGGATGCACCTCTCCGACGCCCTGGAGAAACTGCTCTCCACCGCCACCGCCGTGCTGCTGATCGCCCTGGTGGCGACCGCCGCGCTCACCCAGGCGCACGGCTTCGCCGGCTGGGCCCGCCCGGCGGGCGTGCTCGTCGCGGGCGTGCTGGTGCTGCGCCGCGCGCCCTTCCCGCTGGTCGTGGTGGCGGCGGCCGGCACGACGGCGCTGCTCCGGCTCTGCGGCGTGGCCTGA
- a CDS encoding 4-azaleucine resistance transporter AzlC — MDMRSAMRTLDRGTLRDIALVCLADALVGASFGAIAVSGGLPAWVPVAMSLLVFAGGSQFAAVGVILAGGGPIAAVVTGLVLNARLLPFGFAVADVLGGSRWQRLLGAQMLTDESAAFTLLQRDPKARRAAFWICGVALFAVWNAAVLLGALVGGAVGDTDALGLDAAFPAVLLALVLPSLTDRSVRNPALVGAVIAVAATPFLPAGLPVLLALAALVPAVRAALRRTPARTPEPEPVAEVR, encoded by the coding sequence ATGGACATGCGTTCGGCAATGCGAACACTCGATCGCGGCACGCTCCGCGACATCGCCCTGGTCTGTCTCGCCGACGCCCTCGTCGGCGCCTCTTTCGGCGCGATCGCCGTCTCCGGCGGCCTGCCGGCCTGGGTGCCGGTCGCCATGTCCCTGCTGGTCTTCGCGGGCGGCTCGCAGTTCGCCGCGGTCGGCGTCATCCTGGCCGGCGGCGGCCCGATCGCCGCCGTGGTCACCGGCCTCGTCCTCAACGCGCGGCTGCTGCCCTTCGGCTTCGCCGTCGCCGACGTCCTCGGCGGCAGCCGATGGCAGCGGCTGCTCGGCGCCCAGATGCTCACTGACGAGTCCGCCGCCTTCACCCTGCTGCAGCGCGACCCGAAGGCCCGCCGCGCCGCCTTCTGGATCTGCGGCGTCGCCCTGTTCGCCGTGTGGAACGCCGCCGTGCTGCTCGGCGCCCTCGTCGGCGGCGCCGTCGGCGACACCGACGCCCTCGGGCTGGACGCCGCGTTCCCCGCCGTCCTGCTCGCCCTGGTGCTGCCCTCGCTCACCGACCGCTCCGTCCGCAACCCGGCCCTCGTCGGCGCGGTGATCGCGGTCGCCGCCACCCCCTTCCTGCCGGCCGGCCTGCCCGTCCTGCTGGCCCTGGCCGCTCTCGTCCCGGCCGTTCGCGCGGCACTGCGCCGCACCCCGGCCCGCACGCCCGAACCCGAACCCGTGGCGGAGGTCCGCTGA
- a CDS encoding XRE family transcriptional regulator, whose protein sequence is MDHADVPVPGGHRSSLDLITLISAAIRRERERAGLSMAELARRAGIAKSTLSQLEAGAGNPSVETLWALGAALDVPFSRLVDPPRPQVRIVRAGEGPVTWSERADYAATLLASCPPNARRDIYRIDAQPGGARRSDPHLPGSVEHVVLGTGRALVGPAEAPVELGPGDYIAYPGDAPHVFEALEPDTTATLTMEHI, encoded by the coding sequence GTGGACCACGCGGACGTACCGGTACCCGGCGGGCACCGGTCCTCCCTCGACCTCATCACCCTCATCTCCGCCGCCATCCGGCGGGAGCGGGAGCGGGCCGGCCTCTCGATGGCCGAGCTGGCCCGCCGGGCGGGCATCGCGAAGTCCACGCTCTCGCAGCTGGAGGCGGGCGCTGGCAACCCGAGCGTGGAGACGCTCTGGGCGCTCGGCGCCGCACTCGACGTGCCGTTCAGCCGGCTGGTCGACCCGCCGCGCCCACAGGTCCGGATCGTGCGGGCCGGCGAGGGGCCGGTCACCTGGTCCGAGCGCGCCGACTACGCGGCCACCCTGCTGGCCTCCTGCCCGCCCAACGCGCGCCGCGACATCTACCGTATCGACGCCCAGCCCGGCGGTGCCCGGCGCTCCGACCCGCACCTGCCCGGCTCGGTCGAGCACGTGGTGCTCGGCACCGGCCGGGCCCTGGTCGGCCCGGCCGAGGCCCCGGTCGAGCTCGGCCCGGGCGACTACATCGCCTACCCCGGCGACGCGCCGCACGTCTTCGAGGCACTGGAGCCCGACACCACGGCGACGCTGACCATGGAACACATCTGA
- a CDS encoding ribosomal protein S18 acetylase RimI-like enzyme, whose protein sequence is MRNVVSVRSAAARQRRMTEIEIRPARPDEIPALLAFWARAAEGASITDDEDGVARLVERDPQALLVAEVGGVLAGTVIAGFDGWRCHLYRLAVAPELRRRGVGGALIAAAEERFAALGGRRVDAMVLERNALGQSAWAGAGYRREEDWRRWVRPLAV, encoded by the coding sequence CATGACCGAGATCGAGATCCGCCCCGCGCGCCCCGACGAGATTCCCGCCCTGCTCGCCTTCTGGGCGCGGGCCGCCGAGGGCGCCAGCATCACCGACGACGAGGACGGCGTGGCCCGCCTGGTCGAGCGCGACCCGCAGGCGCTGCTGGTCGCCGAGGTCGGCGGGGTGCTCGCCGGCACCGTGATCGCCGGCTTCGACGGCTGGCGCTGCCACCTCTACCGGCTGGCGGTGGCCCCGGAGCTGCGCCGCCGCGGCGTGGGCGGCGCGCTGATCGCGGCCGCGGAGGAACGGTTCGCCGCCCTGGGCGGCCGCCGGGTGGACGCCATGGTGCTGGAGCGCAACGCCCTGGGGCAGAGCGCCTGGGCGGGCGCCGGCTACCGGCGCGAGGAGGACTGGCGCCGGTGGGTCCGCCCGCTGGCGGTCTGA